A single Cryptococcus deuterogattii R265 chromosome 2, complete sequence DNA region contains:
- a CDS encoding spore wall assembly protein — protein MVPVHLPFLRYPPDQNSPAPLLKPSPAVLTQVPPPKPPADPSLHVLPRRFLGPMPKKVLNSSHVQEKRRHFHDLRRRAAYKVRYEFIGRNDSLSGLEEDDVDEGITRRSALKIPVPGLAGTRGREEDLDPESDHESETYGPQIKVGNEVWFGESFDIGREFVSEGVGRDEPSFLAARGRQAARSSESRNQNRRKYSQHERHSVPRRPLNATRPTEETFFTARSRNSEESSIDDCPTPVFEHSPDTQLSQSSSRQPLIRSNQSDADRHPSQQIGPNTKRGRALQIKATLVPHLQHPKNSNRLFDTPHESPVGAVEPVGIDKPRTTDPPQRTKSVQFSMDPTHSVAFETGKTKANHNSPVDPNTVLSRVGEEAQGTSSGAAVDAMVEEPKSQKALSRQGNVLYKDRMLVRVGYHNEENIVSFDEAAQRRNPCSKLDPFEEYIVVWRKGFVEFYQEWRMPFRERMTGSKRMCFAIPLMPHRSSLSIFNPDDLTLCLTTSVEKLQLEVEAVLKSPKTSRISAVRNRVARSSQVQWLRGHKKGTQIFILKLAERSRTLDWYWELWRDLGGQLPERIDISVPLISTSIRLSISEDEETGQADSAQLLRHFCPDMVVKTCWEMLRKKKAINDIVQQVKLQGIKDEGDLRLVWKASDGLLDWVAYPDTVEGKERPWALLAGLARLQNNPSPRELQLRPARHQPKSVKLNDGTLLEEPPGIEGYLFRIHGPTNKSIIYLASHDGCLFMTNKKDSEPPIMPNQEGSTPSEFFSEIHKEFLENEHRRMGSVIRKSVGCIDMRDIAMIQYPSPPGKGADGQRETFELKFTAGGSMKLEAHTSEIAREWVERLETLKSYWRYRHRVEARQRMDAMSAASGIMHDYGTDEFLGEIWNWCTIRGCRPICLSGRLYMKQGSHKKFRLKYMALTQGTFVSFKVTGKASFHVRKKNYPLFGAYTYSGLLAHEEIHEPHNRDAFLSQHRVYQDGLQSSDGPDDTTFCIRLAISGSHSGENASNPWHSSDNEDHISIKLSKSPRSLLIFRARSKLERDRWVWAINAEVERQVRAHLDQQNRFRAYGKVIDRW, from the exons ATGGTCCCCGTCCACCTTCCATTCTTGCGCTATCCACCAGACCAAAATTCCCCCGCGCCCCTCCTCAAGCCATCACCAGCGGTCCTCACTCAGGTCCCACCTCCCAAACCGCCCGCGGATCCATCCCTTCATGTATTGCCTAGGCGTTTCCTCGGGCCCATGCCGAAAAAAGTGCTCAATTCATCTCATGTTCAGGAAAAGAGACGGCATTTCCACGATCTCCGTAGGAGAGCAGCATACAAGGTCAGATATGAATTCATCGGGAGAAACGACTCATTGAGCggtcttgaagaagacgatgtaGATGAAGGCATTACCAGAAGGTCCGCTCTTAAAATACCCGTGCCAGGACTGGCTGGGACcagagggagagaagaggatctCGATCCGGAATCTGATCACGAGAGTGAAACTTACGGTCCTCAGATTAAGGTAGGGAATGAAGTCTGGTTTGGAGAGAGCTTCGATATTGGAAGAGAATTTGTGTCGGAGGGAGTTGGGAGGGACGagccttccttccttgctgcAAGGGGACGACAAGCTGCTCGAAGCTCGGAGTCAAGGAACCAAAATCGGAGGAAATATTCTCAACATGAACGTCACTCCGTGCCCCGCCGGCCCCTTAATGCCACCCGTCCTACTGAAGAAACATTCTTCACAGCGCGATCCCGGAATTCAGAAG AATCTTCTATTGACGATTGCCCTACTCCTGTTTTTGAGCACAGCCCCGACACGCAACTTTCGCAATCGTCCTCAAGACAGCCTCTCATAAGATCGAATCAAAGCGATGCTGATCGACACCCCTCTCAGCAAATAGGCCCGAATACCAAGAGGGGAAGGGCCCTGCAAATCAAAGCTACTCTAGTTCCACATTTACAGCACCCCAAAAACTCAAATCGGCTTTTCGACACACCTCATGAGTCGCCCGTGGGTGCCGTGGAACCGGTGGGGATTGACAAACCTAGAACTACAGATCCACCACAGAGGACTAAGAGTGTGCAGTTTTCGATGGACCCTACTCATTCTGTAGCCTTTGAGACAGGAAAAACGAAAGCAAATCATAATAGCCCAGTAGATCCAAATACAGTGTTATCAAGAGTGGGGGAAGAAGCACAGGGAACTAGTTCTGGTGCTGCGGTGGATGCCATGGTTGAGGAACCTAAATCTCAGAAAGCTCTGTCACGCCAGGGGAATGTTCTGTACAAAG ACCGCATGCTTGTGCGAGTGGGTTATCACAATGAAGAAAATATTGTTTCATTTGACGAGGCAGCACAG AGGCGCAACCCTTGTTCAAAATTGGACCCTTTTGAGGAATATATTGTCGTTTGGCGAAAGGGATTTGTTGAATTCTATCAAGAATGGCGTATGCCTTTTCGGGAACGAATGACTGGCTCCAAACGGATGTGCTTTGCCATCCCGCTCATGCCTCATCGATCTTCGCTCTCGATATTCAACCCAGATGACCTGACATTGTGCCTTACTACTTCTGTTGAGAAGCTACAGCTGGAGGTCGAAGCCGTCCTCAAATCGCCGAAGACGTCGCGCATTTCAGCAGTCAGAAACAGAGTGGCACGATCCTCACAGGTGCAGTGGCTCCGGGGTCACAAGAAAGGCACTCAAATATTTATACTCAAACTGGCAGAAAGATCTCGCACGTTGGATTGGTACTGGGAGCTATGGAGAGACCTTGGGGGTCAGCTTCCGGAACGAATTGACATTTCGGTTCCCCTGATTTCGACTTCAATCCGCCTGAGTATCtctgaagacgaagagacTGGTCAAGCAGATAGTGCACAATTACTCAGGCATTTTTGTCCTGATATGGTTGTCAAGACATGCTGGGAAATGCTgcggaagaaaaaggcaatCAATGACATTGTACAGCAGGTCAAGCTACAAGGGATCAAGGACGAGGGAGATCTTCGGCTGGTTTGGAAAGCAAGTGACGGATTGTTGGACTGGGTGGCTTATCCAGATACGGttgagggaaaagaaaggccGTGGGCATTACTGGCAGGTCTCGCCCGATTACAA AACAACCCATCTCCCAGAGAGTTACAACTTCGGCCGGCCAGGCATCAGCCAAAATCTGTGAAGTTAAATGATGGCACCCTATTAGAGGAGCCACCTGGTATAGAAGGGTATCTTTTTCGAATACATGGGCCTACTAACAAAAGCATTATTTACCTCGCATCCCATGACG GTTGTCTGTTCATGACGAACAAGAAAGACTCAGAGCCACCGATAATGCCGAACCAGGAAGGTTCGACCCCTTCTGAATTCTTTTCGGAAATACACAAAGAATTCTTAGAAAATGAGCACCGGCGTATGGGGTCTGTAATCCGAAAGTCTGTCGGCTGCATCGATATGAGAGATATCGCAATGATTCAATATCCTAGCCCACCAGGGAAAGGTGCTGATGGACAGAGGGAAACATTTGAACTCAAATTTACTGCTGGAGGATCCATGAAGCTGGAAGCTCACACATCCGAGATAGCTCGGGAATGGGTTGAGCGCTTGGAGACGTTGAAGTCTTATTGGAGATATCGACATCGAGTAGA GGCTCGGCAAAGAATGGACGCCATGTCAGCTGCCTCCGGGATCATGCACGACTATGGAACGGATGAATTCCTAGGAGAGATATGGAACTGGTGCACTATTCGAGGCTGCAGACCTATCTGTCTTTCTGGAAGATTGTATATGAAGCAGGGTTCTCACAAAAAATTCAG GCTCAAATACATGGCATTAACCCAGGGAACATTCGTATCATTTAAAGTCACTGGCAAAGCCTCGTTCCATgtcagaaagaagaactATCCATTGTTCGGTGCCTAT ACGTATTCAGGATTGTTAGCCCACGAAGAAATTCACGAGCCTCATAATAGGGACGCCTTCCTTTCACAACATCGCGTTTATCAAGATGGTCTACAATCATCTGATGGACCGGACGACACCACATTCTGCATTCGCTTAGCCATATCCGGGTCCCATTCTGGCGAAAACGCCAGTAATCCCTGGCATTCTTCAGATAATGAAGATCACATTTCCATTAAGTTAAGCAAATCGCCAAGGAGTCTATTGATCTTTCGTGCAAGATCGAAA CTGGAAAGAGATCGTTGGGTATGGGCAATTAATGCCGAAGTAGAGCGGCAAGTAAGGGCTCATCTTGACCAGCAGAATCGTTTCCGTGCATACGGAAAAGTGATTGACCGATGGTGA
- a CDS encoding DNA-directed RNA polymerase II subunit RPB2, producing the protein MDADDYPLASQALDDGFTYDPDYDYTQQTAPKNDEDEEKYDVDDDEPISQEDYWTVINSFFEEKGLVRQQLESFNEFIENTMQEIVDDHSRLTLDQFTQYTGIAGDETRRYEISFGQIYLARVNHTEMDGRTNMLFPQEARLRNLTYSAPLYVDIKKRTLTASGVDDPVEADWQPAVGDDGEVESAEEEKTSIGKVPVMVRSNFCLLHGLPDDQCHEIGECPYDQGGYFIISGSEKVLIAQERMATNHVFVFLKAAPARFTYFAEINSQKEKGGRVANHTEVRMYARASGTTGGVIRVSLPYTKVDIPLVVVFRALGIVPDRDVLSHVCFGAEDEALLEMLQPSIEESFAVQDRDTALDFIGRRGQHEKAPRAQRQRAAFDILHKEFLPHVSTAEGFESKKAYFLGYMVHRLCMAALGRKELDDRDHFGNKRLDLAGPLMAEMFNVVFGKLREDMYRYLKKCVEQNKEFALNMAIRPNTVTDGLKYALATGNWGKRDNTRAGVSQVLNRYTFASTLSHLRRTNTPIGRDSKAAKPRQLHNTHWGMVCPAETPEGSACGLVKNLALMSYISVGSYSAPVMEFLEEWGLEDLSEYQDAPTATKVFVNGVWMGIHRDAPTLHNNLLQMRRGGQLKYEVSIVRDIRERELRLYTDAGRVCRPLFIVDQPTQTLRLKRDHIDRIDQMADEGLLSGAWDKLLSEGIVEYVDAAEEETILIAMTPEDLVNARTAHSKQELVRDRAAHNLESFDPAARIKSTVWSQQYTHMEIHPSMILGVCASIVPFPDHNQSPRNTYQSAMGKQAMGVCLTNYQLRMDTMVNVLYYPQKPLATTRSMEYLKFSELPAGQNAIVAIMCYSGYNQEDSVIMNQSSIDRGLFRSLYFRSYTDTEKMKGMVKAETIEKPDRNETLRMKHGTSDRYAKLDVDGLVAPGTNVNGDDILIGKTAPLPEDSEELGQRTQLHTKRDISTPLKSTEQGVVDQVMLSTNGEGNMFVKIRVRSTRVPQIGDKFASRHGQKGTIGITYRQEDMPFTAEGLVPDIIINPHAIPSRMTIGHLVECLLSKVSTLTGAEGDATPFTELTVEAVSKVLRAKGYQSRGFEVLYHGHTGRKLQAQVYFGPTYYQRLKHMVDDKIHARARGPLQILTRQPVEGRSRDGGLRFGEMERDCMISHGIAGFLKERMYDSSDAFRIHVCDICGLMAVANLKKQEFYCSVCRNSTQISQVYIPYAAKLLFQELQAMNIACRMYGETD; encoded by the exons ATGGATGCAG ACGACTACCCGCTTGCATCCCAGGCCCTCGATGATGGCTTCACTTACGATCCGGATTACGATTACACTCAGCAGACGGCTCCAAAGAacgacgaggatgaagagaagtaCGAcgttgacgatgatgagcccATTAGTCAGGAGGATTACTGGACTGTTATCAATTCGTtctttgaggaaaagggtCTTGTTCGTCAGCAGCTCGAATCTTTCAACGAGTTCATCGAAAACACCATGCAAGAGATAGTGGATGATCATTCGAGGTTAACTTTGGATCAATTCACACAATATACCGGCATTGCAGGTGACGAAACA AGACGATACGAAATTTCCTTTGGTCAAATCTACTTGGCTCGGGTCAATCATACGGAAATGGATGGTAGAACTAATATGCTGTTCCCGCAAGAAGCGCGTCTCAGAAACTTAACTTACTCGGCGCCTCTGTATGTTGACATCAAAAAGAGGACCTTGACAGCATCCGGGGTTGATGACCCTGTGGAAGCTGATTGGCAGCCTGCCGTGGGCGACGATGGTGAGGTGGAAAgtgctgaggaagaaaagacatCAATCGGCAAAGTACCGGTCATGGTTCGCTCCAATTTCTGTCTCCTGCATGGTCTTCCTGACGACCAGTGTCATGAGATTGGAGAATGCCCCTACGATCAAGGCGGTTATTTTATTATCTCTGGTTCCGAGAAGGTTTTGATTGCTCAGGAGAGAATGGCCACAAACCATGTTTTCGTGTTCCTAAAAGCCGCTCCTGCGAGATTCACCTATTTTGCGGAAATCAACTCtcagaaagaaaagggtggGCGGGTGGCGAATCATACAGAAGTCAGAATGTACGCAAGGGCATCCGGAACAACTGGTGGCGTCATTCGAGTATCTCTTCCGTATACCAAAGTCGACATCCCCCTCGTTGTGGTCTTTCGAGCTTTGGGTATTGTACCTGATAGAGACGTTCTCAGCCATGTCTGCTTTGGCGCCGAAGATGAAGCCCTTCTTGAAATGCTTCAACCCAGCATTGAAGAATCTTTTGCTGTACAAGACCGTGACACTGCTCTCGACTTTATCGGTCGTCGTGGTCAACATGAAAAGGCTCCTCGAGCCCAGCGGCAGCGTGCAGCCTTTGATATCCTTCACAAAGAGTTTTTGCCACACGTATCTACCGCCGAAGGATTTGAGTCCAAGAAGGCGTACTTCCTTGGCTACATGGTGCATAGGCTATGTATGGCGGCACTAGGAAGAAAGGAGTTGGATGACAGAGATCATTTTGGGAATAAAAGGTTGGACCTTGCAGGGCCGTTGATGGCGGAGATGTTCAATGTAGTGTTTGGGAAATTGAGAGAAGACATGTACAGATATCTGAAAAAG TGTGTCGAGCAAAATAAGGAGTTTGCCCTTAACATGGCTATTCGCCCTAACACGGTTACCGACGGTCTCAAATACGCTCTTGCTACAGGCAATTGGGGCAAGCGGGACAATACTCGAGCAGGTGTATCGCAAGTTCTCAATAGATATACTTTTGCTTCTACCCTCTCCCATTTGCGGCGTACTAACACGCCCATCGGGCGTGACTCAAAGGCCGCTAAGCCACGTCAACTTCACAACACCCATTGGGGCATGGTTTGTCCTGCCGAGACGCCTGAAGGCTCCGCGTGTGGTCTTGTCAAGAATCTCGCACTTATGTCTTACATTTCAGTGGGGTCTTATTCGGCTCCAGTCATGGAAtttttggaagaatggggtCTGGAAGATCTTTCAGAATATCAAGATGCGCCCACTGCGACCAAAGTATTTGTCAATGGTGTCTGGATGGGTATCCATCGAGACGCACCCACCTTGCACAACAACCTCTTGCAAATGCGCCGTGGTGGTCAGCTCAAATACGAAGTCAGTATCGTACGAGATAtcagagagagagagctACGCTTGTACACCGATGCGGGACGTGTCTGTAGACCGCTTTTCATTGTCGACCAGCCAACGCAGACATTGCGGCTCAAACGTGACCACATTGACAGGATCGACCAGATGGCAGATGAGGGTCTTTTGTCAGGAGCGTGGGACAAGCTATTATCCGAGGGTATTGTCGAATATGTGGACGCagctgaggaggagacCATATTAATAGCCATGACGCCTGAAGATCTTGTGAACGCTCGCACTGCACACAGCAAGCAAGAGCTTGTAAGGGACAGGGCAGCCCACAATCTTGAATCCTTTGATCCTGCAGCTCGTATCAAGAGTACGGTGTGGAGCCAGCAGTATACCCACATGGAGATTCATCCGAGTATGATTCTTGGCGTCTGCGCTAGTATCGTTCCTTTCCCCGACCATAACCAATCTCCTCGAAATACCTATCAGTCTGCGATGGGCAAACAAGCCATGGGCGTCTGCCTCACCAACTATCAGCTTCGTATGGATACTATGGTCAATGTGCTGTACTATCCTCAAAAACCACTTGCCACTACTCGTTCAATGGAGTATCTCAAATTCTCTGAGCTTCCTGCTGGTCAAAACGCAATTGTTGCCATCATGTGTTATTCTGGTTACAATCAGGAAGACTCTGTAATTATGAACCAGTCATCAATCGACCGCGGTCTTTTCCGATCGTTGTACTTCCGTTCCTACACTGATacggagaagatgaagggtaTGGTCAAGGCGGAGACAATTGAGAAACCAGACAGGAATGAGACATTACGAATGAAGCATGGAACCAGCGATCGGTACGCCAAACTTGACGTCGATGGCCTTGTTGCTCCGGGAACAAACGTCAACGGTGATGATATTCTCATTGGCAAGACTGCACCTTTGCCTGAAGACAGCGAGGAGCTCGGTCAAAGGACTCAACTTCACACAAAGCGAGATATATCTACACCGCTGAAAAGCACGGAGCAGGGCGTTGTTGACCAGGTCATGCTGAGTACCAACGGAGAAGGTAACATGTTTGTCAAGATTCGTGTGAGATCTACAAGAGTGCCGCAAATAGGTGACAAGTTTGCTTCCCGACACGGTCAGAAAGGTACTATCGGTATCACCTATCGCCAAGAAGACATGCCGTTCACTGCGGAGGGTCTTGTTCctgatatcatcatcaatccGCATGCTATTCCTTCTCGAATGACTATTGGCCATTTGGTTGAATGTCTTTTATCAAAAGTGTCAACTCTAACTGGAGCTGAAGGAGACGCTACTCCCTTCACGGAGCTGACTGTCGAAGCTGTTTCCAAAGTCCTGCGAGCAAAAGGGTACCAATCTCGTGGTTTTGAAGTTCTTTATCATGGTCATACGGGGAGAAAACTCCAGGCCCAGGTCTACTTTGGACCTACCTACTATCAAAGACTAAAGCATATGGTGGATGATAAGATCCACGCTCGAGCACGTGGACCCTTGCAAATTTTAACGAGACAGCCAGTAGAAGGTAGAAGTAGAGACGGTGGTCTGCGATTTGGTGAAATGGAG AGAGACTGCATGATTTCGCATGGTATCGCTGGATttttgaaggaaaggatgtaTG ATTCTTCCGATGCGTTCAGAATACATGTTTGCGACATCTGTGGTCTCATGGCTGTTGCCAATCTCAAAAAACAAGAGTTCTACTGCTCTGTCTGCAGGAACAGTACGCAGATCTCCCAGGTGTACATCCCGTATGCTGCCAAATTGCTGTTCCAAGAA TTACAAGCCATGAACATTGCATGTCGAATGTATGGGGAAACggattga
- a CDS encoding rRNA-processing protein EBP2 yields the protein MPISKKDARKLKSNKKLDLSKTENSQSLDKQSYAADEQIESGDEDDQDVSEEGMKRLMELVDVDDLNEYEMALLGAEQDEEDEEEGSEKEEVEMSASEGVDEDEEKQGEDKEQDNTIINEKPDDDVVSLDGLGSDVSVDEDAVPMQKVTINNKPALRALADSIRVTNMPWPEHLVLDSKETADVDPSDDLQRETVFYKIALGCIPQARKLASKHDIPFTRPGDYYAEMVKSDEHMERVRTKLVEEAQGIKKSEDAKKQRELKKFGKQIQHEKLRQREQDKKSFENRVEGLKRKRKEGMELGDEGDEFDIAVEDAVEDQPQKGGRSASGKSKMPRHARDAKFSLGGGGRRSKQNTRESTMDFGGGMSRGKGGKAGTAGKAKPKGRPGKSRRRGGRV from the exons ATGCCCATTAGCAAGAAGGACGCAAGGAAACTCAAAAGCAACAAGAAGCTTGATTTGTCCAAGACCGAAAATTCTCAGTCCCTCGATAAGCAATCTTACGCCGCAGACGAACAGATCGAAAgtggtgatgaagacgacCAAGACGTCagcgaagaaggtatgaagaggttgatggAACTTGTTGACGTGGATGATCTCAACGAGTATGAGATGGCCCTTCTTGGGGCTGAgcaggatgaagaggacgaagaagaaggtagtgaaaaggaagaggttgaaatgTCAGCCAGTGAGGGCGttgacgaagacgaggaaaagCAAGGCGAAGACAAG GAACAGGACAACACCATAATCAATGAGAAGCCCGATGATGACGTTGTTTCTCTTGATGGACTTGGCTCCGATGTCTCTGTAGACGAGGATGCCGTTCCCATGCAGAAAGTAACAATTAACAATAAA CCCGCGTTGAGAGCCCTAGCCGATTCTATCCGAGTAACCAATATGCCCTGGCCTGAACACTTGGTACTTGACAGCAAAGAGACTGCCGACGTTGATCCCAGTGATG ATTTGCAAAGAGAAACAGTCTT CTACAAGATTGCACTCGGCTGCATCCCCCAGGCCAGAAAGCTTGCTTCCAAACACGACATTCCTTTCACGAGACCAGGGGATTATTATGCTGAAATGGTCAAATCTGATGAGCACATGGAACGTGTTAGGACCAAACTTGTCGAGGAGGC CCAAGGCATTAAGAAGTCCGAAGACGCGAAGAAGCAACGCGAGCTCAAGAAGTTTGGCAAGCAAATCCAGCACGAAAAGCTTCGACAGAGAGAgcaggacaagaagagcttCGAAAATCGGGTGGAGGGTCTTAAACGAA aaagaaaagaaggtatgGAGCTTGGCGACGAAGGGGACGAATTCGACATCGCTGTGGAAGATGCAGTGGAAGACCAGCCCCAGAAAGGAGGACGCTCCGCCTCTGGCAAATCTAAG ATGCCTCGACATGCTCGTGACGCCAAATTTTCTTTGGGTGGCGGTGGCCGCAGATCCAAGCAGAACACTCGGGAAAGCACGATGGACTTTGGTGGGGGCATGTCTCGTGGTAAAGGTGGAAAGGCCGGCACGGCCGGCAAGGCTAAGCCCAAAGGAAGGCCGGGCAAATCCAGGAGACGGGGAGGACGAGTCTAG